Below is a genomic region from Anaerolineales bacterium.
TCGAAGCGCACCGGACGGCCGGTCGCGATGGTCAGATGCGCCGCGACGTCCTCGATCTGCACTTCCTGCTTCCCACCGAAACCGCCGCCGATGCGCGGCTTGATCACCCGGATGCGTTTGATGGGCAATCCCAGTACGGGCGCGAGCTGCCGCCGTACGTGAAAGGGAACCTGCGTACTGGTGCGGATCACCAGGCGATCGTTTTCGTCCCAATAGGTGACCACGGCGTGCGGTTCGATGTGCGCCTGCTGCACCTTGGGCACCTCGTATTCGCCTTCGATGATCTCGTCGGCCTCCGCGAAACCTTTCTCCACGTCGCCGATGTCGATGCGGATTTCGGCCGCCAGATTGCGCGTGGGGTCCGAATCGGCGAAATTGACATATTCGGGTTCGTCGTGAATCTGTACCGCACCCTCGTCCATGGCGTGGGAGTAATCCAATATTGCCGGCAGCGGTTCGTATTCCACTTCGATGAACTCGAGCGCCTCTTCCGCGATCGCCTCACTTTCAGCCGCCACGAAAGCGACGCGGTCGCCCACGTAGCGCACCTTGTTGTCCAGCGAGAAGGTATCCAGCGGACCCGGAATGGGATCGGATTGGCCGGCCGTTGAAAAGACCACACGCGGGATGTCTTCCCAGGTCAGCACTGCGGCGACTCCGGGCAAAGCGCGCGCCCGGCTGGCGTCGATGCGTTTGATGCGCGCATGCGCATACGGGCTTCGCAGCACCTTGGCGAACAGCATACCCCGCATTTCGAAATCCAGGGTGAAGGCTGGTTTGCCCTGTGCCAATTTCGCCGCGTCCACTTTGGGAACGGGTTTGCCAACCGCTCGCAGCGGAGATTCCTGCGTGGTAACCAGAATCCGCGGCATCACAGACGTGCGCGTCAGCACATCGGAGCCGCCGGGCTCCGTTTCTCCCACTTCCGGGCCCGGTTCGCTTGGCGGCCGCAATTCTCGCGGCGCAGGAATTGGCGCTTCCAACGGCTCCACAGAGTCCCCGCGCAGGATCGCTGCGGCACGCAGCACGGCCTGCACCGGCTTCAAATATCCCGTGCAGCGGCAGAGCACGCCCGACAAGGCCTCGCGCACCTGCACTTCCGTGGGCTGCGGCTCTTTTTCGAGCAGGGCGTGCGCGGCCAGGATCATCGCTGGCGTACAGTAGCCGCATTGAATCGCGCCCGTGTCGATGAAGGCCTGCTGGATGCGATCGAGGCCGCGGGACTGGCGCCATCCCGGATCGGGACGCTCGCCGAGTCCTTCGATCGTCACAACCTGACGACCCTCCACCTGCGGGGCGAGCATCACGCAGGTGTTGCGCGGTTCGCCGTCGATCAACACCGCACAGGCGCCGCATTCGCCGCTCTCGCAGCCATGTTTGACGCCGAACATCCCCAACCGTTCGCGCAGCACCTCGAGCAGCGTTTCCCTGCCCTCGATGTCCAGTTCGACCGGCATGCCGTTGAGCGTGAAATGAATCTGCATCACGTACCCCCGTTGGCGAGAATGCGCCTGACCAGCACGCCGGCGACCGCGGTCCGGTATTCCGCGCTGGCCCAGGCATCCTGCGCCGTCTCGAGCAGCGAAGCTGCAGCTTGGGCCACTGAATCGAGCGACTCACCTGCTGCGGCTTTCTTCTCCGCTTCCACTGCCCGCTGGGGGAATTCACCGAAACCCCCGATCGCGATCGTCGCGGAGGATTTGAAGCGTGCCGCGGCCACACAGACGATCGGACGATCGACGGGCGATCGTGCAACCTGTTCGTACTCGAGCGTGAGAGGTAATTCAAAATGCGCTCCGGTGATGAGATCGTGGATCGAAGCCGCATTCCGCTCGTGTAGAAAATCCACCAGGGAAATGCTTTTCGAGTCCGGCTCGAGCGTGACCTCTGCGTCCAACGCAAGCAGCACGGTCAACAGCGGTGAGCGCCCGTCCGCAGCCATGATCGTCCCGCTCACCGCTGTTGACCGTGCTGCTTGCGTTGGACGCAGAGGTCACGCTCGAGCCGGCAGGCCGATCGCAGCGCATCGGGGAGCGGCGGTACGCTCTCCAGGATCGCCTGCAGACTCACGCCTGCTTCTATGCTGGCGGCGCCTTTTTCGATCTTTAAATCCGTCAAGCCCAGATCCCGCAGATCGATCGCCGCGCCAATGTGCCTGCGCGCCGTGCTCACCCGCGTGCCGCCGGCCAGCGGCACGCCGCGCTCCAGCAGCGAGACGGCTTCCTCGATCGTTTTCGGCCGTAAATATTCGAACGTACCCATCTCCTCACCCCTCACTGCGAAACCCGCCTAGTCGGGATAGACCTTCCAACCCAGCGCTTCCAGGTCCTCTTCCCGCAAGGTATCGTCCCACAAATCCGCCAGGGCGCCGTCTGCATCGGCGCCGATGCTGCCGTCGGGAAGCCGCAGTTCTGCATGCGCGAAGGCATACCGCCCGCGCCGTTTGAGCACCTTCCCGTGCAGGGTCAGAACCTCTCCGATCGGTACCGGTTTGCGGTAGTGCACCTCCATCTTTGCGGTGACCCGAAAGTGATTGTGATCGCCGACCATCGCCGCGCGTCCCAATACTTCATCCAGCATGGCGGCGGTGATGCCCCCATGCACGACGCCGGGGTAGCCTTGATACTGCTCCGGGATACTCACCATGGCGGTCACCTCATCAGGTCCGACCTCATAGAAACGCAGCCCCAGGCCGTATTCGTTTTCCAAACCGCACACGAAACAATGCCGTGAATTGGGCTGCTTGCGCTCCTGTTTCTGTGTCTGGGCGTTCGTTGTCATTGGGATCATTCCTCGATGAATTTGGTTTGGGAGAATACGATCACGAAGATGGACTGAAGGTGTCGACGAGCAGCGTCACGTCGCCGCCCACAGGATACAGGATTGGGTACGTGGCGCCGTTGTCGAGGTACTCCTGCACCTTGGCGCGCGCCTGCTCCGGCGTGCCCGAGGCGGTGATCCGCCGCACCAGTTCGTCCGGCACGAGATGCTTGGCGCTCTGGATCTGCTCTTGGGTCGCCGGCCAGCCCAGTATGGATTGGATTTCCGCGACCACGTCCGGAGAGACGCCGCTCGCCTTGGCAATGTGCGGCTGCTGCGCCAGATACTGGGTCAACAGCTCCCGGCTCGTGTCCAGCGCTTTCTCTTCGTCCGCATCGACCGAGCATACGATCAACTGCGGTCGATCGAGATCGTCGATCGACCGGCCGGCCTTCCTGGCACCCGCCGCCAGATGTTCCAGGGCCTGATGGTTGTAATCCGGCGGCACGCAGTAATTCAACACCACGCCGTCGGCGATTTCCCCGCTCAGCTCCAGCATCTTGGGCCCGGTGGCGCCGATGTAGATCGGCACATTCCGCGGTTCGCGCCGCCCGTGAACCACGTCGAGTTCGATACCCTCCACGTGGTGGAACTCGCCGTGAAAAGTCACGCGTTCCATGTTCAACAGGCGCCGCAGCACCTCGACCGTCTCGCGCATGGCCAACAAAGGTTTGCGGCGTTCGATGCCCACGTTTTTCGCCAGCGGATCCCACCAGGCGCCGATGCCGCAGATGATGCGTCCGGGCGCGAGATCGTCCAGCGTCAGGAAGGTCGCCGCCAGCAAACCGATGTTGCGCGTCCAGTTGTTGATCACACCGGAGCCGATCTTGATGCACTCCGTGACCGCGGCGTACGCCGCCATCGGCACGATCGCGTCCCGCACCAGGCGCGATTCGGCTTGCCACACGGCGTAAAAACCGCGCTGCTCCGCATATCGCACGTAGTCGAGTCCCTCGCGTAAATCGTGCGCATCCTGTAAATAGAGAGCAGCCCGTGAAGCGCTCATGTCGATTCCTCCGCCTCGATCTGTACTTTCTGGGATCGCCATTCCTGCAGGATTTCGAGGTCCTCCGGCACGTCCAGATCCAATTCGAGAGACGGCAGTTCACAAACGACGACCTTCGCTCCCGCCTGCTTCGCTCTCTGCTGATGCCGCGAGAAACTGTCCGGACCGAAATCGTACTCGATCAATCCCGGCGGAGACATCAAGAGTGCGTTGGTGCCCGTGCCGTGGCGGTCCGGTGCGATGACGACCACCGGCGGCTTCTTCGCCGCGGCGATCAGCGTCTCGACGTCTTCCGGACTGAGAAGCGGCAGGTCCGCCGGAACGACCAGCACCGAGCTCACACCGTAGCCGCGCGCCAGGATCGTCGCCCGTACCAGGGCGGTATTCAACTGCGGCGCGCCGCGCTCCGAAACCGTCCGGGCGCCATGTTCTCGGGCCAGCGCCAGGGCGCGTGAATCCCGGCTGATCACCAGCATACGATCCACCTGGGGAACATCCTTCAACACTTCCAACGTATGAATCATCAAATCCTGACTTAACACGGCCCGCTCATCACGGTTGAGCACCTCGGCGAGTCTGGATTTCGCCCGGCGCAGCGGCTTGACAGGCACGATCGCCCATAACGTCATGATTTCACCGCCATCAACACCTCTTTCGATACGTATTCGATAAGCTCTCCAGCCAAACGGATCCGATCCTCTCGATCCTGCATGACGATGTTCGCCGCCCGGGCTCGAATTCCCAGTCCGTCGATTGCGGAGACGAACTCGGCGTCCTTGCCATCCACGAAAAACACCGTCAGTAAATCCTCGTAATGCTTCGCCACGGTCAGCGCCGAGGGTTCGTGGCCCAATTCGGCGTACATCTTCGCCGCCGGTCCTTTGATCGCCCGGCTGTCCACGATGGGCGACACTCCGATCACGGGTTTCCCGGCAACCGCCGTGCGTATGCCGGGAACGGCGAGGATCGGATCGAGACTCACCCAGGGGTTGGAAGGACAGAAGATAATGCAATCCGCTCCCTGTATGGCTTCCAGCACATCCGGCGCCGGCTGCGCTCGTTCGATTCCTCGGAACTGAAATCCGCTTACCTTTGGCTCACAGCGCCGGGCCACGAAGTATTCCTGAAAAGGAAGTTCGCCTTCTTCGGTCGACACCAGCGTACGTACCGGATCGTCGGACATCGGCAGCACACGCACGGCAACGCCCAGGCGCTTGCAGATCCCGGCGCAGACCGCGCTCAAACGCTCGCCGCTCTGTAGCAAGCGCGTACGCTCGAGATGCAGCGCCAGGTCCCGGTCACCCAATCGAAACCACGCCGGTCCGCCCAGTTGCTCGATCGTTTCCAAGACGGTCCAGGTTTCGTCTGCGCGTCCCCAACCCGTTGTAGGATTCGCCAGACCGGCCAGCGTGTAGGTGATCGTGTCCACATCCGGGCAAATCGTCAAGCCAAAATGCTCGAAATCGTCGCCGGTGTTGACCACCACATTCAGGTTTTCGGCAGGCAGCAGCGCCGCCAACCCGTCGACGAGTTTTGCGCCGCCGACGCCGCCTGCCAGAGCCGTGATCTTCAACGCCACAGCGAGACTGCCTCCAGCGGCATCCGTTCCCTGCTTCGTCCCTGCTCCGCCGCATACCCCAGCAGGATCAACCCCTGTGGTTCCCAGGTTTTCGGCAAGTCGAGCGACCGGCGAGCCGCATCGGGTGCAAACAGTGGCGCGCACAACCAGCAGGCTCCCAGACCTTCAGCATGCGCCGCGAGCAGGATGTTCATCCCTGCCATGGCCGCACTCTGCACGGCCATCATATGTTCGGCGTTCGTTCGCGCTTCATCGGGATAGACGTCCATCGCTTCCATGGTCAAGCATACCACTACAACCACCGCCGCCGATGTAATCCGTTGGTAGGATCGAGCAGCATCCGCATCGATCGCCTCCGCAGCGTCGCCATCCGCCCGGCGCGCCGCGCACAGCGCTTGGCCCATCTCCCCGGCGAGCGCTTGCTTTTCCGATTCGCCTGAAAGGACGGCGAACCGCCAGGGCTGCCGATTGTGCGCCGACGGCGCCTGACAGGCGGCTTCGATCAAGCGCTGCACGAGTTCGACCGGAACTGTTCTATCCGTGAAACGCCGGATCGAACGCCGGCTGCGAAGCAGCGCATAGAAATCACTTTTCTCCACGATCATCCCATCGTGCTGGTGGATTCGATCTGAAGGCAGTACTTCACCCGCTCTTCACCCCGGTAATTTTCATATTTCGGCTTGCCCGTGTATTTCTCGGCCAGTCGATCGATGTGCTTCCGGGCTTCTTCGCCCGTGATCTCCCGTACGCTGCCGCGTATTTGCACGTAGCGGTAAGGGTCACGCGGATCGACGATCACGATCGCCACTTCGGGTCTGGCCGACAGATTGCGCTCTTTCACCCGGCCGCGGGCCGTATTGAAACACAGCGAATCCCCGTCCATGTCGAACCACACCGGCGTGGCCTGCGGACTGCCGTCCGGCATGGTCGTCGCCACGACGGCGAAGGCCCGCGTTTCATCACGCAGTAGATCGGAATGGGATTTCGGGATAGAAACTGACATCGTACCTCCAAACAAAACGAATCAACGATTCACATACCTATATTCTATCGGAATAAATCCTCTTCCTCCG
It encodes:
- a CDS encoding nitroreductase family protein, which gives rise to MEKSDFYALLRSRRSIRRFTDRTVPVELVQRLIEAACQAPSAHNRQPWRFAVLSGESEKQALAGEMGQALCAARRADGDAAEAIDADAARSYQRITSAAVVVVVCLTMEAMDVYPDEARTNAEHMMAVQSAAMAGMNILLAAHAEGLGACWLCAPLFAPDAARRSLDLPKTWEPQGLILLGYAAEQGRSRERMPLEAVSLWR
- the cofD gene encoding 2-phospho-L-lactate transferase codes for the protein MALKITALAGGVGGAKLVDGLAALLPAENLNVVVNTGDDFEHFGLTICPDVDTITYTLAGLANPTTGWGRADETWTVLETIEQLGGPAWFRLGDRDLALHLERTRLLQSGERLSAVCAGICKRLGVAVRVLPMSDDPVRTLVSTEEGELPFQEYFVARRCEPKVSGFQFRGIERAQPAPDVLEAIQGADCIIFCPSNPWVSLDPILAVPGIRTAVAGKPVIGVSPIVDSRAIKGPAAKMYAELGHEPSALTVAKHYEDLLTVFFVDGKDAEFVSAIDGLGIRARAANIVMQDREDRIRLAGELIEYVSKEVLMAVKS
- a CDS encoding PaaI family thioesterase, which translates into the protein MTTNAQTQKQERKQPNSRHCFVCGLENEYGLGLRFYEVGPDEVTAMVSIPEQYQGYPGVVHGGITAAMLDEVLGRAAMVGDHNHFRVTAKMEVHYRKPVPIGEVLTLHGKVLKRRGRYAFAHAELRLPDGSIGADADGALADLWDDTLREEDLEALGWKVYPD
- a CDS encoding PPOX class F420-dependent oxidoreductase, translated to MSVSIPKSHSDLLRDETRAFAVVATTMPDGSPQATPVWFDMDGDSLCFNTARGRVKERNLSARPEVAIVIVDPRDPYRYVQIRGSVREITGEEARKHIDRLAEKYTGKPKYENYRGEERVKYCLQIESTSTMG
- a CDS encoding FAD binding domain-containing protein, with protein sequence MGTFEYLRPKTIEEAVSLLERGVPLAGGTRVSTARRHIGAAIDLRDLGLTDLKIEKGAASIEAGVSLQAILESVPPLPDALRSACRLERDLCVQRKQHGQQR
- the cofC gene encoding 2-phospho-L-lactate guanylyltransferase; protein product: MTLWAIVPVKPLRRAKSRLAEVLNRDERAVLSQDLMIHTLEVLKDVPQVDRMLVISRDSRALALAREHGARTVSERGAPQLNTALVRATILARGYGVSSVLVVPADLPLLSPEDVETLIAAAKKPPVVVIAPDRHGTGTNALLMSPPGLIEYDFGPDSFSRHQQRAKQAGAKVVVCELPSLELDLDVPEDLEILQEWRSQKVQIEAEEST
- a CDS encoding LLM class flavin-dependent oxidoreductase, with protein sequence MSASRAALYLQDAHDLREGLDYVRYAEQRGFYAVWQAESRLVRDAIVPMAAYAAVTECIKIGSGVINNWTRNIGLLAATFLTLDDLAPGRIICGIGAWWDPLAKNVGIERRKPLLAMRETVEVLRRLLNMERVTFHGEFHHVEGIELDVVHGRREPRNVPIYIGATGPKMLELSGEIADGVVLNYCVPPDYNHQALEHLAAGARKAGRSIDDLDRPQLIVCSVDADEEKALDTSRELLTQYLAQQPHIAKASGVSPDVVAEIQSILGWPATQEQIQSAKHLVPDELVRRITASGTPEQARAKVQEYLDNGATYPILYPVGGDVTLLVDTFSPSS